From Elephas maximus indicus isolate mEleMax1 chromosome 1, mEleMax1 primary haplotype, whole genome shotgun sequence, a single genomic window includes:
- the LOC126077752 gene encoding olfactory receptor 2B11-like translates to MALINISHPEEFILLGFTDRPWMEKPLFVILLITYPMAMMGNIAIILVSRLDPRLHSPMYFFLTNLSFLDMCYTTSIVPQMLVNLGSSKKTISYMGCTVQLYFFHTVGGTECLLLAAMSLDRYVAICRPLHYTLIMNRQICVLLVSIVWLSGIISAVSEAAVTLQLPLCGLNKLDHLLCEIPVLLKIACGEKSVNELTLSVVCIFMLAVPLCLILASYAGIGHALLNIKSSEGRKKAFGTCSSHLIVVLLFYGPGISMYLQPASSITRDQPKFMALFYGVVTRTLNPFIYALRNKDVKGALGNLMRRLFSSK, encoded by the coding sequence ATGGCACTAATTAACATAAGCCACCCTGAGGAATTTATTCTACTAGGCTTCACTGACCGCCCTTGGATGGAGAAACCTCTCTTTGTTATTCTTCTGATAACATACCCTATGGCCATGATGGGAAACATTGCCATCATTCTGGTGTCCAGGTTAGACCCCAGGCTCCACAGccccatgtattttttcctcaccAATCTCTCCTTTTTGGACATGTGTTATACTACAAGCATTGTCCCTCAGATGCTGGTTAACCTGGGAAGCTCTAAAAAGACAATCAGTTACATGGGCTGTACAGTTCAGTTATATTTCTTTCACACAGTGGGTGGCACAGAATGTCTGCTCTTGGCTGCTATGTCCTTggatcgctatgtggccatctgcaggCCACTTCACTACACCCTAATCATGAATCGGCAAATCTGTGTCCTACTAGTATCCATTGTGTGGCTGAGTGGAATCATCTCTGCTGTCTCAGAGGCTGCGGTTACATTACAATTGCCACTCTGTGGTCTCAACAAACTGGATCACTTGTTGTGTGAGATTCCTGTTCTGTTAAAGATTGCCTGTGGTGAAAAAAGTGTTAATGAGCTTACGCTCTCTGTTGTATGCATTTTTATGTTAGCTGTTCCACTCTGCTTAATTCTTGCTTCCTATGCCGGTATTGGGCATGCCTTATTGAACATTAAGTCTtcagagggaaggaaaaaggccTTTGGGACATGTTCTTCACATCTTATagtagttttattattttatggcCCAGGTATTAGCATGTACCTTCAGCCCGCCTCTTCCATCACAAGGGACCAGCCCAAGTTCATGGCTCTCTTCTATGGAGTGGTGACACGTACACTCAACCCCTTCATCTATGCCCTTAGGAATAAGGATGTGAAGGGGGCATTAGGTAACCTGATGAGGAGACTTTTCAGTTCCAAGTGA